Proteins encoded in a region of the Macaca mulatta isolate MMU2019108-1 chromosome X, T2T-MMU8v2.0, whole genome shotgun sequence genome:
- the LOC144338472 gene encoding uncharacterized protein LOC144338472 gives MQPPSPPPQMQPHPLLPECSLHLPPLRMQPPSPPPRMPPPPPPPRMQPPSPSLNAASFPSSPNAASFPSFPNAASFPSSPDAASFPSSSNAASIPSSPDAASIPSSPNAASFPSSSDAASIPSSPDAASFPSSPNAPSFPSSPNAPSSPSSPNAPSSPSSPNAPSFPSSPNAASFPSSNAASIPSSPNAASIPSSPNAASIPSSPDAASFPSSPDAASFPSSPNAASIPSSPNAASIPSSPNAASIPSSPNAASFPLPECSLLPLLPECSLLPLLKCSLHPLLPKCSLHPLLPKCSLHPLLPRCSLLPLLPRCSLHPLLLKCCLHPLLPKCSLHPLLPECSLLPPP, from the coding sequence ATgcagcctccttcccctcctccccaaatGCAGCCTCATCCCCTCCTCCCCGaatgcagcctccatctccctccTCTGCGAATgcagcctccttcccctcctccccgaATGCcgcctcctccccctcctccccgaATGCagcctccttccccctccctgaatgcagcctccttcccctcctccccgaatgcagcctccttcccctccttcccaaatgcagcctccttcccctcctccccagatgcagcctccttcccctcctcctcaaaTGCTgcctccatcccctcctccccagatgcagcctccatcccctcctccccaaatgcagcctccttcccctcctcctcagatgcagcctccatcccctcctccccagatgcagcctccttcccctcctccccgaatgcaccctccttcccctcctccccgaatgcaccctcctccccctcctccccgaatgcaccctcctccccctcctccccgaatgcaccctccttcccctcctccccgaatgcagcctccttcccctcctcaaatgcagcctccatcccctcctccccaaatgcagcctccatcccctcctccccaaatgcagcctccatcccctcctccccagatgcagcctccttcccctcctccccagatgcagcctccttcccctcctccccaaatgctgcctccatcccctcctccccaaatgcagcctccatcccctcctccccaaatgcagcctccatcccctcctccccgAATGCagcctccttccccctccctgaatgcagcctccttcccctcctccccgaatgcagcctccttcccctcctcaaatgcagcctccatcccctcctccccaaatgcagcctccatcccctcctccccaaatgcagcctccatcccctcctccccagatgcagcctccttcccctcctccccagatgcagcctccatcccctcctcctcaAATGCTgcctccatcccctcctccccaaatgcagcctccatcccctcctccccgAATGCagcctccttccccctccctga